The Paenibacillus polymyxa M1 DNA segment GGCGATGCAGGGACTGAACTTTGGGCTCCGCTATGACTATCTGATTCCGCGATATAAGGGCCGCTTATGGGAAAGCTTGATGGATAACATCGCACTGTTTGTTCCCCTTGCACTTGTGTTAGGAGCTACGATGGTCGCTTCCATGTTGGCGAATGTGGAGCATACCTCTAACTCCTGGAAGCAGCTGTTGGCTTTGCCTATTTCCAAATTTAGTGTTTATATGGCAAAGCTAACCCTGGCCATTGGAATGCTGTGCGTGTCCTGCCTACTCTTGACGGTAGGGACTTGGACCTTGGGGATGCTTCTTGGCTTTGGGGGAGAGCCAGCACCGATAGGGGAGCTACTGCGGCTCGGGTTCTGGCCCTTAGGCGGCACGCTGCCTATACTCGTATTGTTGTTGTGGCTAACGGTCACGTTCCATAATCAAGCTCTGCCTGTAACACTGGGCATTACGTTAGGCATTGGCAGCTTATTCGCTTCCCAACTGTCCGAATGGTTTCCGCTGGCTTGGCCGCAATTCGCATGGGTTGCGCCACAAGCGTGGGTATTCGCGTCTATCGGATGCGCAACAGGTATAATTCTCAGCCTGCTGACCGCAGCTCATTTTAGCCGAAAGGATGTGGCGTAATGTTCGGAGGATACGTACGGTTACTTTCTGTCGAACGCCTGAAAATGGCGAAATCGCCCGTCTGGCTGCTTGCGCTCGTCAGCCCGGCGATTGCCGTCCTAGTTGGTT contains these protein-coding regions:
- a CDS encoding ABC transporter permease, with product MMLRALTADLLKARRKGIWFLVFLGPLGLVAMQGLNFGLRYDYLIPRYKGRLWESLMDNIALFVPLALVLGATMVASMLANVEHTSNSWKQLLALPISKFSVYMAKLTLAIGMLCVSCLLLTVGTWTLGMLLGFGGEPAPIGELLRLGFWPLGGTLPILVLLLWLTVTFHNQALPVTLGITLGIGSLFASQLSEWFPLAWPQFAWVAPQAWVFASIGCATGIILSLLTAAHFSRKDVA